Proteins from a genomic interval of Colletotrichum higginsianum IMI 349063 chromosome 6, whole genome shotgun sequence:
- a CDS encoding Vanillyl-alcohol oxidase translates to MSAPTVVTSDGPPAGPPTKSLPSLLPPRMLPPGVEQDSFQAFAQRVVSVVGASNLEIIAGDTPLENDDFGETCFKYDRYRSADNEALLLGCAVVHPRHVADVKAVLALCTSFNVPLWPVSAGRNLAYGGAAPRVPGSLVMRLGTHMNRILDVDTAHFTCVVEPGVTYQQLHNHLKEKGLLDKVRLDTPEVPWGSMIGNALDRGGGATPYGDHWGTHSGMEVVMPDGDVVRTGMGAMSSPEGRREAAQGVPPEDQTPNSCWTLFPYGFGPINDGLFSQGSVGIVTKMGFWLMPNFPGITPFMVTYARDEDIQAAVEIVGKLRLHHVLAHSCSIRYITLDTGFYSPRAAFTDSPKDVILTEEELDAMCARNTLGRWNFTGCVYGPPKIRELTMQVIREEMTKPAGSRLYTLDDRTERPSMLHGRAPNMEGLCNMDQQNWIKQWMPNAAHILFTPVSRIDGGSALEQFQLAKALFAEYQMDFFGHLAVYHRDMHNVSCIVYDSEDAAMRGRAWDLARRLIDEWQKRGWGEMRTHIGLHDQVAASYDFNNRAMLRLNEKVKEMLDPKGIIAPGKSGIWPRGYDRGKYLMGKDHIDAFPGVEGALLRGGPKADARGSGGRSSHLQEPTCV, encoded by the exons tccctccccgcaTGCTCCCCcccggcgtcgagcaggacTCCTTCCAAGCTTTCGCCCAGcgcgtcgtctccgtcgtgGGGGCCTCCAACCTCGAGatcatcgccggcgacaCCCCGCTGGAGAACGACGACTTTGGCGAGACTTGCTTCAAGTACGACCGCTATCGGTCCGCCGACAACGAGGCCCTCCTGCTCGGCTGCGCCGTCGTGCACCCGCGGCACGTCGCCGATGTCAAGGCCGTCCTGGCCCTCTGCACCTCCTTCAACGTCCCGCTGTGGCCCGTCTCCGCCGGCCGCAACCTCGCCTACGGCGGCGCGGCCCCGCGCGTGCCCGGCAGCCTGGTCATGCGGCTCGGCACCCACATGAACCGCATCCTCGATGTCGACACGGCGCACTTTACGTGCGTTGTCGAGCCCGGCGTCACCTACCAGCAGCTGCACAACCACCTGAAGGAGAAGGGCCTGTTGGACAAGGTCAGGCTGGACACGCCCGAGGTGCCGTGGGGGAGCATGATTGGGAACGCGCTGGaccgtggcggcggcgcgacgcCGTATGGTGACCACTGGGGCACGCATTCCGGGATGGAGGTGGTGATGCCGGATGGAGACGTGGTGAGGACGGGGATGGGAGCGATGAGCAGCccggaggggaggagggaagcGGCCCAG GGCGTGCCACCCGAGGACCAGACGCCGAATTCGTGCTGGACGCTGTTCCCGTACGGCTTCGGACCTATCAATGACGGCCTGTTCAGCCAGGGCAGCGTCGGTATCGTGACCAAAATGGGCTTCTGG CTGATGCCCAACTTCCCCGGCATCACCCCCTTCATGGTGACCTACGCACGCGACGAGGACATCCAAGCCGCCGTCGAGATCGTCGGCAAGCTGCGGCTGCACCACGTGCTTGCGCACTCGTGCTCGATCCGCTACATCACGCTCGACACGGGCTTCTACTCGCCGCGGGCGGCCTTCACCGACTCGCCCAAGGACGTCATCCtgaccgaggaggagctcgacgccATGTGCGCGCGCAACACGCTCGGCCGGTGGAACTTTACCGGCTGCGTCTACGGCCCGCCCAAGATCCGCGAGCTCACCATGCAGGTCATCCGCGAGGAGATGACCAAGCCCGCGGGCAGCAGGCTGTATACCCTGGACGACAGGACCGAGAGGCCGAGCATGCTGCATGGACGGGCGCCCAACATGGAGGGGCTGTGCAACATGGATCAACAGAACTGGATCAAGCA GTGGATGCCCAACGCCGCCCACATCCTCTTCACGCCCGTGTCCCgcatcgacggcggctcCGCGCTGGAGCAGTTCCAACTGGCCAAGGCTCTCTTCGCCGAGTACCAGATGGACTTTTTCGGACATTTGGCCGTCTACCACCGGGACATGC ACAACGTCTCGTGCATCGTCTACGActccgaggacgccgccatGCGCGGCCGCGCCTGGGATCTGGCCCGCCGCCTGATCGACGAGTGGCAGAAGCGCGGCTGGGGCGAGATGCGCACGCACATCGGGCTGCACGACcaggtggcggcgtcgtACGACTTCAACAACCGGGCCATGCTGCGGCTGAAcgagaaggtcaaggagatGCTCGACCCGAAGGGCATCATCGCGCCGGGCAAGAGTGGGATCTGGCCGCGCGGGTATGACAGGGGTAAGTATCTGATGGGCAAGGACCACATCGACGCGTTTCCCGGGGTGGAGGGGGCGTTGTTGAGAGGGGGGCCCAAGGCGGATGCGCGCGGTAGCGGCGGGAGGAGCAGTCATCTGCAGGAGCCAACATGTGTGTGA
- a CDS encoding Zinc-binding dehydrogenase codes for MRAWLYDSVSGGLETHLSLVDDAPQPPSLGPNDILIKVHAMSPNPADYKFPEGLGMLWRLAVSLPATPGSDFSGTVAGLGDMVKEVGEFTIGQPVYGCTPPPTRHGSLGEYVVATMASCAPVPSPAGALTLESAACLGVAAQTAYQAISPHVAPGDMVFINGGSGGVGTFAIQIARVLGCRVVTSCSGRNAELCRSLGADEVLDYTEVDVSKALRAKGPVFKLALDNIGLEPADLYKAADEYLMPAGRFVQVGAGLSLRHMMSTAGRALRPAGLGGGKRKWQFMSLQSKHADLAKLGRWAAEGQIRAVVEETYRFEDAPKAYEKMRTGRTKGCLVVKGPDAK; via the coding sequence ATGCGCGCCTGGCTCTACGATtccgtctcgggcggccTTGAAACCCACCTGAgcctggtcgacgacgctccccagccgccgtcgctcGGCCCCAACGACATTCTCATCAAGGTCCACGCCATGTCGCCCAACCCGGCCGACTACAAGTTCCCCGAGGGGCTCGGCATGCTCTGGCGGCTGGCCGTCTCGCTGCCCGCCACGCCCGGCAGCGACTTTTCCGGCACCGTTGCCGGCCTGGGCGACATGGTCAAGGAAGTCGGCGAGTTCACCATCGGCCAGCCCGTGTACGGctgcacgccgccgcccacgcgCCACGGCTCGCTCGGCGAGTACGTCGTCGCCACCATGGCCAGCTGCGCGCCCGTGCCGTCCCCGGCGGGCGCGCTCACGCTCGAGAGCGCGGCGTGTCTGGGCGTGGCGGCGCAGACGGCCTACCAAGCCATCAGCCCGCACGTCGCGCCGGGCGACATGGTGTTCatcaacggcggcagcggcggcgtcggcacgTTTGCGATCCAGATCGCGCGCGTGCTGGGGTGCCGCGTGGTGACCAGCTGCTCGGGCCGCAACGCCGAGCTGTGCCGCTCGCTCGGGGCGGACGAGGTGCTGGACTACACCGAGGTGGACGTCAGCAAGGCGCTCAGGGCCAAGGGCCCCGTGTTCAAGCTCGCGCTCGACAACATCGGGCTCGAGCCGGCCGACCTGTACAAGGCCGCGGACGAGTACCTGATGCCGGCGGGCCGGTTCGTGCAGGTGGGCGCGGGGCTGTCGCTGCGGCACATGATGAGCACGGCGGGCCGGGCGCTGCGGCCGGCGGGTCTCGGGGGCGGGAAGCGGAAGTGGCAGTTCATGTCGCTGCAGTCGAAGCATGCGGACCTGGCCAAGCTGGGGAggtgggcggcggaggggcaGATCcgggcggtggtggaggagacGTACAGGTTTGAGGATGCCCCCAAGGCGTatgagaagatgaggacAGGGAGGACAAAGGGTTGTCTGGTGGTGAAGGGGCCGGATGCAAAGTAA